The following proteins are co-located in the Pyxicephalus adspersus chromosome Z, UCB_Pads_2.0, whole genome shotgun sequence genome:
- the RPS5 gene encoding small ribosomal subunit protein uS7 — MADWENVPVGAETPEIKLFGKWSTDDVQINDISLQDYIAVKEKYAKYLPHSGGRYAAKRFRKAQCPIVERLTNSLMMHGRNNGKKLMTVRIVKHAFEIIHLLTGENPLQVLVNAIINSGPREDSTRIGRAGTVRRQAVDVSPLRRVNQAIWLLCTGAREAAFRNIKTIAECVADELINAAKGSSNSYAIKKKDELERVAKSNR, encoded by the exons aTGGCAGATTGGGAAAATGTTCCTGTTGGGGCTGAGACCCCTGAAATTAAACTGTTCGGGAAATGGAGTACCGATGACGTCCAGATCAATGACATCTCCCTGCAG GATTACATTGCCGTTAAGGAGAAGTATGCCAAGTACCTTCCACACAGCGGAGGACGTTATGCCGCCAAACGTTTCCGTAAGGCCCAGTGCCCCATTGTGGAGCGTCTGACAAACTCCCTCATGATGCACGGCAGGAACAACGGCAAGAAGCTGATGACAGTCAGGATTGTTAAGCATGCTTTCGAGATCATCCACCTGCTGACCGGGGAG AACCCCCTGCAAGTGTTGGTGAATGCCATCATTAACAGCGGCCCCCGTGAAGACTCCACCCGTATCGGTAGAGCTGGAACAGTGAGGAGACAGGCCGTCGACGTGTCCCCTCTGCGTAGAGTCAACCAG GCTATCTGGCTCTTGTGTACCGGAGCTCGTGAAGCTGCCTTCAGAAACATTAAGACCATTGCAGAATGTGTCGCCGATGAGCTCATCAACGCAGCCAAG ggctCCTCTAACTCCTATGCCATCAAGAAGAAAGATGAATTGGAGAGAGTTGCCAAGTCCAACCGTTAA
- the TEKTL1 gene encoding tektin-like protein 1 isoform X2, protein MAALPVGSATWRDASYRTIRLAHSLRSRPFSSLPSAPSGQGKLRPQDEHTKVMGTTRPQPTPPPFHRDLIVNQCNAYIRGYMRETRSSMFILRQALWETDRQIQRLQKERDILERSHANTRRDMMTNNETIQLRQTRPMTERYPDKVDALLHEERNGLLDLKRHTERQLQEIARQLQVLHSHRQKLSEFCKEKGRVLDIISENARPQSVGRKTPGGSTLLGPENKDCQAALNDCHLTREKFLNTQPPNWQKPLDCTELKENVTQVLRKKAEESSRIRDDVTLALGDLKNTIQRQHRLYEELEASYQLQLGPESSLDLSVRERLDRPLVRILQRHPGTQLPESTLISQGSASLEKSLGKAHDRIGSLHVAQMKLQEDQKNKLWGERIDRAAVRLRVKSAKGRRERLCL, encoded by the exons ATGGCCGCCCTTCCTGTGGGCTCTGCCACCTGGCGCGATGCTTCTTACAGGACGATCCGATTGGCTCACAGTTTAAGGTCACGtcccttttcttctcttccatccGCTCCAAGCGGTCAAGGAAAGTTAAGGCCTCAAGATGAACATACTAAAGTTATGGGCACCACCAGGCCTCAACCAACACCTCCACCATTTCACCGTGACTTAATAGTCAACCAATGCAATGCATATATCCGTGGTTACATGAGAGAAACTAGAAGCTCCATGTTCATCCTCAGACAGGCCTTGTGGGAGACAGATCGCCAGATCCAGAGACTGCAGAAAGAGAGGGACATATTAGAACGATCCCATGCCAACACTCGAAGGGATATGATGACCAACAATGAGACCATTCAATTACGTCAGACAAGACCAATGACTGAGCGG TATCCAGACAAAGTCGACGCTCTTCTTCACGAGGAGAGGAACGGCCTTCTGGATCTGAAGCGGCACACAGAACGCCAACTGCAAGAAATCGCCAGACAGCTGCAA GTGCTCCATTCTCACCGGCAGAAACTCTCAGAGTTCTGCAAAGAAAAGGGGCGAGTGCTGGACATCATAAGTGAGAACGCTCGGCCTCAGTCTGTTGGACGGAAAACACCTGGGGGCAGCACTCTTCTAGGCCCAGAAAATAAAG ATTGTCAAGCTGCCTTGAACGATTGCCATTTAACACGTGAAAAATTCCTAAATACACAGCCTCCCAACTGGCAGAAACCATTGGACTGTACAGAATTAAAGGAGAACGTGACACAAGTACTCCGCAAAAAAGCAGAGGAAAGCTCCCGCATCCGG GATGATGTGACTCTGGCATTGGGAGATTTGAAGAACACAATTCAGAGGCAGCACAGGCTGTATGAGGAGCTGGAGGCCAGTTATCAATTGCAGTTG GGTCCGGAGTCCAGCTTGGATCTTTCTGTAAGAGAACGTTTGGACCGTCCACTGGTGAGAATCCTGCAGAGACACCCAGGAACCCAGCTCCCTGAGAGCACCCTAATTTCCCAG GGTTCTGCTTCTCTGGAGAAATCTCTTGGTAAAGCACATGATAGAATTGGCTCTTTGCACGTGGCACAAATGAAGCTGCAGGAAGACCAGAAGAACAAGTTATGGGGAGAACGTATTGACCGGGCGGCTGTCAGACTGCGGGTGAAGAGCGCTAAAGGCCGGAGAGAGAGACTGTGCCTATGA
- the TEKTL1 gene encoding tektin-like protein 1 isoform X1, which translates to MGKNSRYDLYVKMCPFALLGPTVDPMAALPVGSATWRDASYRTIRLAHSLRSRPFSSLPSAPSGQGKLRPQDEHTKVMGTTRPQPTPPPFHRDLIVNQCNAYIRGYMRETRSSMFILRQALWETDRQIQRLQKERDILERSHANTRRDMMTNNETIQLRQTRPMTERYPDKVDALLHEERNGLLDLKRHTERQLQEIARQLQVLHSHRQKLSEFCKEKGRVLDIISENARPQSVGRKTPGGSTLLGPENKDCQAALNDCHLTREKFLNTQPPNWQKPLDCTELKENVTQVLRKKAEESSRIRDDVTLALGDLKNTIQRQHRLYEELEASYQLQLGPESSLDLSVRERLDRPLVRILQRHPGTQLPESTLISQGSASLEKSLGKAHDRIGSLHVAQMKLQEDQKNKLWGERIDRAAVRLRVKSAKGRRERLCL; encoded by the exons ATGGGGAAAAACAGCCGTTATGATCTGTATGTAAAGATGTGTCCCTTTGCTCTTTTAGGACCCACCGTTGACCCCATGGCCGCCCTTCCTGTGGGCTCTGCCACCTGGCGCGATGCTTCTTACAGGACGATCCGATTGGCTCACAGTTTAAGGTCACGtcccttttcttctcttccatccGCTCCAAGCGGTCAAGGAAAGTTAAGGCCTCAAGATGAACATACTAAAGTTATGGGCACCACCAGGCCTCAACCAACACCTCCACCATTTCACCGTGACTTAATAGTCAACCAATGCAATGCATATATCCGTGGTTACATGAGAGAAACTAGAAGCTCCATGTTCATCCTCAGACAGGCCTTGTGGGAGACAGATCGCCAGATCCAGAGACTGCAGAAAGAGAGGGACATATTAGAACGATCCCATGCCAACACTCGAAGGGATATGATGACCAACAATGAGACCATTCAATTACGTCAGACAAGACCAATGACTGAGCGG TATCCAGACAAAGTCGACGCTCTTCTTCACGAGGAGAGGAACGGCCTTCTGGATCTGAAGCGGCACACAGAACGCCAACTGCAAGAAATCGCCAGACAGCTGCAA GTGCTCCATTCTCACCGGCAGAAACTCTCAGAGTTCTGCAAAGAAAAGGGGCGAGTGCTGGACATCATAAGTGAGAACGCTCGGCCTCAGTCTGTTGGACGGAAAACACCTGGGGGCAGCACTCTTCTAGGCCCAGAAAATAAAG ATTGTCAAGCTGCCTTGAACGATTGCCATTTAACACGTGAAAAATTCCTAAATACACAGCCTCCCAACTGGCAGAAACCATTGGACTGTACAGAATTAAAGGAGAACGTGACACAAGTACTCCGCAAAAAAGCAGAGGAAAGCTCCCGCATCCGG GATGATGTGACTCTGGCATTGGGAGATTTGAAGAACACAATTCAGAGGCAGCACAGGCTGTATGAGGAGCTGGAGGCCAGTTATCAATTGCAGTTG GGTCCGGAGTCCAGCTTGGATCTTTCTGTAAGAGAACGTTTGGACCGTCCACTGGTGAGAATCCTGCAGAGACACCCAGGAACCCAGCTCCCTGAGAGCACCCTAATTTCCCAG GGTTCTGCTTCTCTGGAGAAATCTCTTGGTAAAGCACATGATAGAATTGGCTCTTTGCACGTGGCACAAATGAAGCTGCAGGAAGACCAGAAGAACAAGTTATGGGGAGAACGTATTGACCGGGCGGCTGTCAGACTGCGGGTGAAGAGCGCTAAAGGCCGGAGAGAGAGACTGTGCCTATGA